From Medicago truncatula cultivar Jemalong A17 chromosome 7, MtrunA17r5.0-ANR, whole genome shotgun sequence, a single genomic window includes:
- the LOC11411141 gene encoding CASP-like protein 4B1, whose protein sequence is MSNIEENSSPPKIHIETPPTAPPASGEDHQTPHQTPATAGIAGILRRWKREDLIKRGSLGLRGIGLLFSLISFIVMASNKHGDWKDFDKYEEYRYLLAIAILSSLYTGAQAFRQVHELSTGKQLIKPRMAALIDFFGDQIMAYLLISSASSAIPITNRMREGADNIFTDASAAAISMSVFAFLCLGASALISGYKLSTQSYI, encoded by the exons ATGTCGAATATAGAAGAAAATTCATCTCCTCCTAAGATACACATTGAGACTCCACCAACAGCGCCACCTGCGTCTGGTGAGGATCATCAGACACCTCACCAGACACCGGCGACTGCAGGGATCGCTGGAATATTGCGGCGATGGAAGAGGGAGGATTTGATAAAGAGAGGATCATTAGGATTGAGAGGGATCGGTCTGCTATTCTCTCTGATCTCCTTCATTGTAATGGCGAGTAACAAACATGGTGATTGGAAAGactttgataaatatgaagagTATAG ATATCTGTTGGCAATTGCGATTTTGTCAAGTTTGTATACTGGAGCTCAAGCTTTTCGTCAAGTTCATGAACTTTCTACTGGTAAACAATTGATTAAACCAAGAATGGCTGCTTTGATTGACTTTTTTGGTGATCAG ATAATGGCATATCTTTTGATATCATCAGCGTCGTCAGCTATTCCAATAACGAATAGAATGAGGGAAGGCGCAGACAATATATTTACAGATGCTTCAGCTGCAGCGATTAGCATGTCGGTTTTCGCCTTCTTGTGTTTAGGAGCATCAGCTCTCATTTCTGGCTACAAACTATCAACTCAATCTTATATCTGA
- the LOC11409601 gene encoding probable WRKY transcription factor 26, with the protein MTMDDHQYHNWETSELNTNNNHNHNHNNQVGPINGAPKFKSVQPPSLPLSSSPSFHLPFSSTFSPTDFLISPFFLSSPNVFASPTTEAFANQSFNWNKNSLGEEEQQGDKKDEKNLSDFSFPTQTKPESVFQSSTNMFQQEQTKKQDIWKFNEPKKQTDFSSERTASKSEFQSTQSYSSEIVPIKPEIHSNSVTGSGYYNYNNNASQFVREQKRSEDGYNWRKYGQKQVKGSENPRSYYKCTNPNCSMKKKVERDLDGQITEIVYKGTHNHPKPQSNRRTNSQPTSSCTNSGISDQSAMDHVSIQEDSSASVGEEEFEQTSQTSYSGGNDNALVPEAKRWKGDNENEGYCASASRTVKEPRVVVQTTSEIDILDDGFRWRKYGQKVVKGNPNARSYYKCTAPGCNVRKHVERAAHDIKAVITTYEGKHNHDVPAARGSAGYNLNRNSLTNSNIPAPIRPSAVNCYSNSSSFTNSLYNNTGLPANGNQESFPQDILQGHGNFGYSSLGISMDSSVNHSQYSDAAYLKAKDERKDDSFLQSFLSNDF; encoded by the exons ATGACTATGGATGATCATCAATATCATAACTGGGAAACTTCTGAacttaatactaataataatcataatcataatcataataaccAAGTTGGTCCAATTAATGGTGCACCTAAATTCAAATCTGTTCAACCACCTTCATTACCTCTTTCATCTTCACCATCTTTTCACTTACCATTTTCATCTACTTTTAGTCCTACTGATTTCTTGATCTCacctttctttctctcttctccaaAT gTTTTTGCTTCTCCAACTACTGAGGCTTTTGCTAACCAAAGCTTCAACTGGAACAAGAACAGTTTAGGTGAAGAAGAGCAACAAGGTGATAAGAAGGATGAGAAGAATTTATCTGATTTCTCTTTTCCAACTCAAACTAAGCCTGAATCTGTTTTTCAATCTTCCACAAACATGTTTCAACAG GAACAAACTAAGAAACAAGACATATGGaaattcaatgaacctaaaaagcaAACAGATTTTTCATCCGAGAGGACGGCATCGAAATCTGAATTCCAATCAACTCAGAGCTATTCCTCAGAAATTGTACCAATCAAACCAGAAATACATAGTAATTCAGTTACTGGTTCTGGTTATTATAACTACAATAATAATGCATCTCAATTTGTTAGAGAACAAAAGAGATCGGAAGATGGTTACAATTGGAGAAAATATGGACAGAAACAAGTGAAAGGAAGCGAAAATCCGCGTAGTTATTACAAGTGCACGAATCCAAATTGCTCAATGAAGAAGAAAGTCGAGAGGGATTTGGATGGACAGATTACTGAAATTGTATATAAGGGAACTCATAACCACCCTAAGCCTCAGTCTAATAGAAGAACAAACTCTCAACCTACTTCATCATGCACTAACTCCGGAATTTCGGATCAATCCGCGATGGATCATGTCTCCATACAAGAAGATTCTTCAGCTTCTGTGGGAGAagaagaatttgaacaaacatcACAAACTAGTTATTCTGGAGGAAATGACAATGCCCTTGTACCAGAGGCGAAAAGATG GAAGGGTGATAATGAAAATGAGGGTTATTGTGCCTCGGCTAGTAGAACTGTTAAAGAACCTAGAGTTGTAGTTCAAACTACAAGTGAAATTGATATCCTTGATGATGGCTTTAGGTGGAGGAAATATGGACAAAAAGTTGTTAAAGGAAATCCTAATGCAAG GAGCTATTACAAATGCACTGCCCCTGGCTGTAATGTGAGAAAACATGTTGAAAGAGCTGCACATGATATCAAAGCCGTGATCACAACTTACGAAGGGAAACACAACCACGATGTACCAGCTGCACGCGGTTCTGCAGGTTACAATCTGAACAGAAATTCTCTGACCAACAGCAACATACCAGCCCCTATTAGGCCCTCAGCGGTTAACTGTTATTCCAATTCATCAAGTTTCACAAATTCACTTTATAATAATACCGGACTTCCTGCCAACGGAAATCAGGAGTCATTTCCACAGGACATATTGCAGGGTCATGGAAATTTCGGATATTCATCTCTCGGAATATCGATGGATTCATCAGTCAATCATTCACAATACTCAGATGCTGCATACTTAAAGGCCAAGGATGAGAGGAAGGATGACTCGTTCCTTCAGTCATTTCTGTCAAACGACTTCTAA
- the LOC11415734 gene encoding soyasapogenol B glucuronide galactosyltransferase, whose amino-acid sequence MENQATMESQQSNNKLHVVFLPYPSAGHMNPMIDTARLFAKHGVDVTIITTHANASRFQKSIDSDISLGYSIKTKLLQFPANEVGLPEGIENTIDATSLEMLVKITIGVRMLQQSIEVLFKELQPDCIVTDMKYPWTVESAAKLNIPRIDFYSSSYFSYCAIYFVRKYKPHYNLVSETQKFTIPCLPHTIEMTRLQLHNWERENNAMTAIFEPMYESAERSYGSLYNSFHELESDYEKLFKTTIGIKSWSVGPVSAWANKDDERKASRGHIEKSLGKHTELLNWLNSKENESVLYVSFGSFTRLPYAQLVEIVHGLENSGHNFIWVIKRDDTDEDGEGFLQEFEERIKESSKGYIIWDWAPQLLILDHPATGGIVTHCGWNSTLESLNAGLPMITWPIFAEQFYNEKLLVDVLKIGVPVGAKENKLWLDISVEKVVRREEIEKTVKILMGSGQESKEMRMRAKKLSEAAKRTIEEGGDSYNNLIQLIDELKSLKKSKALCNKQD is encoded by the coding sequence ATGGAGAACCAAGCAACAATGGAGTCTCAACAATCCAATAACAAACTTCATGTTGTCTTTCTTCCATATCCATCTGCTGGTCATATGAACCCTATGATTGACACAGCAAGACTATTTGCAAAGCATGGTGTTGATGTAACCATCATCACTACACATGCCAATGCTTCAAGGTTCCAAAAATCCATAGATAGTGACATCAGTTTAGGATACTCCATCAAAACTAAACTTCTTCAGTTCCCTGCAAATGAAGTTGGTCTCCCAGAGGGTATTGAAAACACGATCGATGCCACTTCACTTGAAATGCTTGTTAAAATCACGATTGGAGTAAGGATGCTCCAGCAATCTATTGAAGTTCTATTTAAAGAACTTCAACCAGATTGTATAGTGACAGATATGAAATACCCTTGGACTGTGGAATCAGCTGCAAAACTAAACATTCCAAGGATTGACTTTTACAGCTCAAGCTACTTCTCCTATTGtgcaatttattttgttagaaaATATAAACCCCATTATAATTTAGTTTCTGAAACACAGAAATTTACAATTCCTTGTTTACCTCATACCATTGAGATGACACGTCTGCAGCTTCATAATTGGGAAAGGGAAAACAACGCTATGACGGCCATTTTTGAACCAATGTATGAATCAGCGGAAAGAAGCTATGGGTCACTATACAACAGTTTTCATGAACTTGAAAGTGATTATGAGAAACTTTTTAAAACTACAATCGGAATCAAGTCATGGAGTGTCGGACCAGTTTCAGCCTGGGCTAACAAGGATGATGAAAGAAAGGCTAGTAGGGGACACATTGAGAAAAGCTTAGGAAAACATACAGAATTGCTAAATTGGCTTAATTCGAAGGAAAATGAATCTGTATTGTATGTAAGTTTTGGCAGCTTTACTAGGCTTCCTTATGCTCAGCTTGTAGAAATTGTTCATGGGCTTGAAAATTCAGGTCATAATTTTATCTGGGTTATAAAAAGGGATGATACAGATGAGGATGGAGAAGGTTTTCTGCAAGAATTTGAGGAAAGGATTAAAGAAAGCAGCAAGGGCTATATCATATGGGACTGGGCACCGCAACTTCTGATATTGGACCACCCTGCAACAGGAGGAATTGTGACTCATTGTGGTTGGAACTCAACTCTCGAAAGCTTGAATGCTGGTTTGCCAATGATCACATGGCCTATTTTTGCTGAGCAATTTTACAATGAGAAGTTGCTTGTTGATGTTTTAAAGATAGGGGTCCCAGTCGGAGCAAAAGAAAACAAGTTATGGCTTGACATTAGTGTAGAGAAAGTGGTGAGAAGGGAAGAGATAGAGAAGACTGTGAAGATTTTGATGGGAAGCGGCCAAGAGAGCAAAGAAATGAGGATGAGAGCAAAGAAACTTAGCGAGGCTGCCAAGAGGACTATAGAAGAAGGTGGAGATTCTTACAACAACTTGATTCAATTGATTGATGAGCTGAAATCATTGAAGAAATCTAAAGCACTCTGTAATAAACAAGATTAG